One genomic window of Carassius gibelio isolate Cgi1373 ecotype wild population from Czech Republic chromosome A10, carGib1.2-hapl.c, whole genome shotgun sequence includes the following:
- the LOC128020878 gene encoding C3a anaphylatoxin chemotactic receptor-like, producing MEDYYNILEYPMRVISLVFFSLTLILGVPGNAFVVYVAGLKMKRTVNTVGFLSLAISDLLCCLLTIYYLIGSKFDDYWPYGSTSCKIFHFVLHITMFASVFTLNLISLDRFALVITPVWAHNHRSLFIARLSCAAAWILALIISLPFMMSREIYTENNETYCVHYQADFVHLKMYRRLSIIRFVFGFLVPLMCITTSYGFIARKLGRRHFNSGRAFRIMLAVILAFFLCWLPYHIVDLIIIYREKSSSLVAFAVDPLAVALAYFNSCLNPILYVFMGQDFKSNVKLSLRRVFERVFSEEGTQMTQTTQSQSQQTHSL from the coding sequence ATGGAggattattataacattttggaATATCCGATGAGAGTGATTTCTCTGGTCTTCTTCTCCCTGACCTTGATCCTCGGTGTTCCTGGAAATGCCTTTGTCGTGTATGTTGCTGGATTGAAGATGAAGAGGACTGTTAATACAGTAGGATTTCTCAGTCTGGCGATTTCTGACCTCTTGTGCTGCCTTCTCACTATTTACTATCTGATCGGGAGCAAATTTGATGATTATTGGCCGTACGGATCCACATCGTGCAAGATTTTCCACTTCGTTCTGCACATCACCATGTTTGCCAGCGTTTTCACCTTGAACTTGATTAGTCTGGATCGGTTTGCTCTGGTGATCACACCGGTTTGGGCTCACAATCATCGCAGCTTGTTCATCGCACGACTGTCCTGTGCAGCGGCCTGGATTCTGGCTTTAATTATCAGTCTGCCTTTTATGATGTCAAGAGAGATTTACACAGAAAATAATGAAACATACTGTGTGCATTATCAAGCTGATTTTGTCCATTTGAAAATGTATAGAAGGTTAAGCATCATCAGATTTGTGTTTGGCTTTTTGGTTCCTCTCATGTGCATCACAACAAGCTACGGATTCATCGCACGCAAGTTAGGCAGGAGACATTTTAACTCTGGACGAGCATTTCGCATCATGCTGGCTGTTATTTTGGCATTTTTTCTTTGCTGGCTGCCGTATCATATAGTGGATTTGATAATAATATACAGAGAGAAATCAAGTTCCTTGGTTGCTTTTGCAGTGGATCCGTTGGCCGTAGCTTTGGCGTATTTCAACAGCTGTCTGAACCCCAttctgtatgttttcatgggGCAGGATTTTAAGAGCAATGTTAAACTTTCTCTAAGACGTGTTTTTGAAAGAGTTTTCTCTGAGGAGGGAACACAAATGACACAAACCACCCAGTCCCAGTCACAGCAAACCCACTCACTGTAG
- the LOC128020877 gene encoding C3a anaphylatoxin chemotactic receptor-like — protein MEDYYDILEYPMRVISLVFFYLTLILGVPGNAFVVYVAGLKMKRTVNTVGFLNLATADLLCCLLTLYYVIGSKFDDYWPYGSTSCKIFHFVLLITMFASVFTLNLISLDRFTLVITPVWAQNHRSLFIARLSCAAAWILALIISLPFMMSREIYTENNETYCVHYQADEEHSERRYRRLSIIRFVFGFLVPLMCITTCYGFIARKLGRRHFHSGRAFRVMLAVIVAFFLCWLPYHIVDLIIIYGDQASSLVGYAVDPLAVSLAYFNSCLNPIMYAFMGQDFKSNVKLSLRRVFERAFSEEGTQMTQTTQSQSQQTHSL, from the coding sequence ATGGAGGATTATTATGACATTTTGGAATATCCGATGAGAGTGATTTCTCTGGTCTTCTTCTACCTGACCTTGATCCTCGGTGTTCCTGGAAATGCCTTTGTTGTGTATGTTGCTGGATTGAAGATGAAGAGGACTGTTAATACAGTAGGGTTTCTGAATCTAGCGACTGCCGACCTCTTGTGCTGCCTTCTCACTCTTTACTATGTGATCGGGAGCAAATTTGATGATTACTGGCCGTACGGATCCACATCGTGCAAGATTTTCCACTTCGTTCTGCTCATCACCATGTTTGCCAGCGTTTTCACCTTGAACTTGATTAGTCTGGATCGGTTTACTCTGGTGATCACACCGGTTTGGGCTCAGAATCATCGCAGCTTGTTCATCGCTCGACTGTCCTGTGCAGCGGCCTGGATTCTGGCTTTAATTATCAGTCTGCCTTTTATGATGTCAAGAGAGATTTACACAGAAAATAATGAAACATACTGTGTGCATTATCAAGCTGATGAAGAGCATTCTGAAAGAAGGTATAGAAGGTTAAGCATCATCAGATTTGTGTTTGGCTTTTTGGTTCCTCTCATGTGCATCACAACATGCTACGGATTCATCGCACGCAAGTTAGGCAGGAGACATTTTCACTCTGGACGAGCGTTTCGCGTCATGCTGGCTGTAATTGTGGCCTTTTTTCTGTGCTGGCTGCCGTATCACATAGTGGATTTGATAATAATATACGGAGATCAAGCAAGTTCTTTAGTAGGTTATGCAGTGGATCCACTGGCTGTCTCTTTGGCGTATTTCAACAGCTGTCTGAACCCAATTATGTATGCTTTCATGGGGCAGGATTTTAAAAGCAACGTTAAACTTTCTTTAAGACGTGTTTTTGAAAGAGCTTTCTCTGAGGAGGGAACACAAATGACACAAACCACCCAGTCCCAGTCACAGCAAACCCACTCACTGTAG